Proteins from one Lachnospiraceae bacterium KGMB03038 genomic window:
- a CDS encoding IS1182 family transposase, whose protein sequence is MPTNQKYHKNYTEFGEPYQLVLPLNLEGLVPDDDSVRLLSHELEGLDYSLLYQAYSAKGGNPAVDPKTMFKILTYAYSQNIYSSRKIETACRRDINFMWLLAGQKAPDHSTIARFRTGFLADACEDLFYQMVKRLKNAGELSKETVFIDGTKLEACANKYTFVWKKSVGKWETKMFQKVQEAVALLNQEYLQSFSVTEGTRTQDLQKICRFLEQSCKEQHTVFVHGRGKQKSRNQKYLELFQRFLERQTIYDWHTASFRGRNNYCKTDPDATFMHMKDDHMRNAQLKPGYNVQIAVDSEYIVATDIFQDRNDVWTLVPFLKRMEEKLGFRYPSVTADSGYESEEGYSYLRDQKQKPYIKPQTYEKWKKRSFKKDISKRENMGYDERTDTYTCHAGKKLRPIFLKKQTSKSGYESEVTVYECEDCTDCPYKEKCTKAKGNKRLYVSKSFLEKRQESYENILSETGLLYRMNRSIQVEGAFGALKNDYEFQRFLLRGKTKVKLEILLLSMGYNLNKLHAKIQNDRTGNHLFPVKKSA, encoded by the coding sequence ATGCCTACTAACCAAAAATACCATAAAAATTATACCGAATTCGGCGAACCTTATCAACTGGTTTTGCCATTAAATTTGGAAGGTTTGGTTCCTGATGATGATTCTGTCCGACTGCTGAGCCACGAATTGGAGGGATTGGATTACAGCTTGCTGTATCAGGCTTACTCTGCCAAAGGCGGAAATCCGGCAGTGGATCCTAAGACCATGTTCAAGATCCTGACCTATGCGTATTCCCAGAACATTTATTCATCCAGAAAAATTGAAACCGCATGCAGACGAGATATCAACTTTATGTGGCTGCTCGCCGGGCAGAAAGCACCTGACCACAGCACGATCGCACGTTTCCGTACCGGATTCCTGGCGGATGCCTGTGAAGATCTCTTCTATCAAATGGTAAAGAGACTGAAAAATGCGGGCGAGCTGTCGAAGGAAACCGTTTTTATTGATGGGACAAAGCTGGAGGCATGCGCAAACAAATATACCTTTGTCTGGAAAAAATCCGTAGGGAAATGGGAAACAAAAATGTTCCAGAAAGTACAGGAAGCCGTAGCTCTTCTGAACCAGGAGTATCTACAGAGTTTTTCTGTAACGGAAGGAACAAGAACACAGGATCTTCAGAAGATCTGTCGGTTTCTGGAACAGAGCTGTAAAGAACAGCATACCGTTTTTGTCCATGGAAGAGGGAAACAGAAAAGCCGGAACCAGAAATATCTGGAACTGTTCCAACGTTTTCTGGAACGGCAGACCATCTACGACTGGCATACAGCCAGCTTCCGGGGACGGAATAATTATTGTAAGACGGATCCGGACGCCACATTCATGCATATGAAGGATGACCATATGCGGAATGCCCAGTTGAAGCCGGGATATAACGTACAGATCGCAGTGGACAGCGAATATATTGTCGCGACAGATATTTTTCAGGATCGGAATGATGTATGGACGCTGGTCCCTTTTTTAAAGAGAATGGAAGAAAAACTGGGATTCCGTTATCCAAGCGTGACGGCAGATTCAGGATATGAAAGTGAAGAAGGATACAGCTATCTGAGAGACCAGAAACAAAAGCCCTATATCAAACCGCAAACGTATGAGAAATGGAAAAAGAGGAGTTTTAAAAAGGATATCAGTAAACGTGAGAACATGGGTTATGATGAAAGGACAGATACCTATACGTGTCATGCCGGGAAGAAACTGCGGCCGATTTTCCTGAAAAAGCAGACAAGTAAAAGTGGCTATGAATCCGAAGTCACCGTCTACGAATGCGAAGATTGTACGGACTGTCCTTATAAAGAGAAATGTACAAAAGCAAAAGGGAACAAACGGCTGTATGTATCCAAAAGCTTTTTGGAGAAACGACAGGAATCCTATGAAAACATCCTGAGCGAAACCGGGCTCCTATACCGGATGAACCGTTCGATCCAGGTGGAGGGAGCATTTGGAGCCCTGAAAAACGACTATGAATTTCAAAGATTTTTACTCCGTGGAAAAACCAAAGTAAAACTGGAGATTCTTTTATTGAGTATGGGCTATAATCTCAACAAACTTCACGCTAAAATACAAAATGACCGAACCGGAAACCATCTGTTTCCAGTGAAGAAATCTGCTTAA
- a CDS encoding DeoR/GlpR transcriptional regulator has translation MEERRQAILEELEKKGKVRVAELSRSLNCSEVTIRNDIKEMQDEGLLKRIHGGAVRLESNLAKKYRTESIFRNADRKEAIARRAYEYIDDGDTIIIDDASTSFYLALYIKSHPEKRIAVVTNSLLTGNELAGVGHVELYMIGGYVGGHLSATMGESALENMESFHVDKGFIGVHGINFEAGLTSIATPQMQVKRAILKASKEVYVLADSSKFGGGYLSVICPINQVKKIITDSQVSHENVEIAKEMGVPLVIA, from the coding sequence ATGGAAGAACGCAGGCAGGCAATTTTAGAGGAGCTGGAAAAAAAAGGAAAGGTACGAGTCGCAGAGTTGAGCAGGTCTCTAAATTGCTCTGAAGTTACCATTCGCAATGATATTAAAGAGATGCAGGATGAGGGCCTTTTAAAACGAATCCACGGAGGAGCGGTCCGGCTGGAGTCCAATCTGGCCAAAAAATACCGTACAGAAAGTATTTTCCGGAATGCGGATCGGAAAGAGGCGATCGCTCGCCGGGCATACGAATATATCGACGATGGCGATACTATCATCATCGATGACGCGTCTACCAGCTTCTACCTGGCTCTGTATATCAAAAGCCACCCGGAGAAACGGATCGCGGTCGTCACCAACTCCCTCCTGACCGGAAACGAGCTTGCAGGTGTCGGGCACGTGGAGCTGTACATGATCGGCGGATACGTAGGCGGTCATCTGTCCGCAACCATGGGAGAATCCGCTTTGGAAAATATGGAAAGTTTTCACGTGGATAAAGGCTTCATCGGCGTTCACGGAATCAACTTCGAAGCGGGTCTTACTTCCATCGCCACTCCGCAGATGCAGGTCAAGCGGGCGATCCTAAAGGCTTCAAAGGAAGTCTATGTACTGGCGGACAGCAGTAAATTTGGCGGCGGATACCTGTCGGTGATCTGTCCGATCAATCAAGTAAAGAAAATCATAACTGACAGCCAAGTCTCTCATGAAAATGTGGAAATCGCGAAAGAAATGGGCGTACCGCTGGTAATCGCCTGA
- a CDS encoding YcxB family protein — MEKLDVQLTKEHLFDFLLYHTFSKASGFLVNMLGMGVIVIGVVMQVMGRVDFEHFLLYVIAGVAFLSYTPILLKIRANKQMKTNPEYKDPKEYIFSEADGIVVAQNGKNTKYSWDQIQRTVTTPKTIGIYYGRDLAFIIPKESFGDRFVPIMQMVVRHIGLNHVRLTQ, encoded by the coding sequence ATGGAAAAATTGGATGTACAACTTACAAAGGAACATTTATTTGATTTTTTGCTATATCACACATTTTCAAAGGCGTCCGGTTTTCTTGTCAACATGCTTGGCATGGGCGTAATCGTAATCGGAGTCGTCATGCAGGTCATGGGAAGGGTTGATTTTGAACATTTTCTCCTATACGTGATCGCCGGGGTCGCTTTTCTGTCCTATACGCCTATTCTTTTAAAGATCCGTGCAAATAAACAGATGAAGACCAATCCAGAATACAAGGATCCGAAGGAGTATATTTTCTCTGAGGCAGACGGGATTGTGGTAGCCCAAAACGGGAAAAACACAAAATATAGCTGGGATCAAATCCAGCGAACGGTAACCACTCCTAAGACTATCGGCATCTACTATGGAAGAGATCTGGCTTTTATTATCCCAAAAGAATCCTTTGGCGACCGATTTGTACCGATCATGCAGATGGTGGTCCGCCATATCGGGCTGAATCATGTACGCTTGACGCAATAG